The Thiohalobacter sp. DNA segment GCCAAATCTACGCCAACTCGGGTAATCTCGCTCATGGACTCTTCCTCCTCTGTTCGATTGGACTTAATCACTACCAATCTGGCACATCGATGCCGTTTAGGGGAGGGGGAGTCCATACCATTACGGATGTCGATCGTGTAACACGCAAGGCACCACTCCGTGTACTCGGCGTCTTTGCGGCCTCTTCGTTCAAGGACACGACAGCTCGATAGGCACGCTGCGCTTTGCCCATCCTACGCGTGCTGCGTTGGTAGCCGAAAGGCTGGCTTGAACAGAAGCGTCCGTGTTTTCCGTGCCGTCCGTGGCGCTCTTCGCTGTTCGCGATTCAGCGCGTGCCGAAGACGACGATGGTCTTGCCACGGGCGGTGATGAGGCCCTGTTCCTCCAGGTTCTTCAGCACCCGCCCGACCATCTCCCGCGAGCAGCCGACGATGCGGCCGATCTCCTGGCGGGTGATGCGGATCTGCATGCCGTCGGGGTGGGTCATGGCATCGGGCTGCTTGCACAGGTCGAGCAGGGTGCGGGCCACGCGGCCGGTCACGTCCAGGAAGGCGAGGTCGGAGACCTTGCGGCTGGTGGTGCGCAGGCGGGCCGCCATCTGGGTGGACAGGGCGAACAGGATTTCCGGGTCCTCGTGGGCGAGCTGGCGGAACTTCGCGTAGCTGATCTCGGCGACCTCGCATTCGCTGCGGGCGCGCACCCAGGCGCTGCGGGTGGCATTCTCGCCGAACAGGCCCATTTCGCCGAAGAAGTCGCCCTTGTTGAGATAGGCGAGCACGATCTCGTGGCCGTTCTCGTCCTCGATGAGCACGCTGACCGAGCCGGAGATGATGTAGTAGAGCACGTCCGGGGCGTCACCGGCGTAGATGATGACACTCTTGCTCGGATACTTGCGGCGGTGGCAGTGCTCGAGAAAACGATCGATCGAGGGATTGCCGGTGCCCTTGGGCAGTCTGGTTTCCATAGCGTCCTTCTAAGCGGCAGAATGCCGTGAATCCTTTACCATATTCTAGGCCGAACCGGCCGGGGGTGGCAGCCGATCTGTGATAGGCTTCACAAAAAGTTGGCACACCCCGGCGAGGGAGATGGCATGCGAGCAAGAGTGAAATGGGTCGAGCAGGCGACCTTCATCGGTGAATCGGGGAGCGGCCATGCCGTGGTCATGGACGGCCCGCCCGACAGCGGCGGTCGCGATCTGGGCGTGCGGCCGATGGAGATGCTGCTGCTGGGCATGGGCGGCTGTACCGCCTTCGACGTGGTCTACATCCTCGGCCGCCAGCGCCAGCCGGTGACCGATTGCGTGGTCGAGCTGGAGGCCGAGCGCGCGGCCGAGCCGCCGAAGGTGTTCACCCGCATCCATGTGCACTTCATCGTCACGGGCAAGGGGTTGTCGGAGAAGCAGGTCGCGCGTGCGGTGGCGCTCTCGGCCGAGAAGTACTGCTCGGCGTCCATCATGCTCGGCAAGGCCGCCGAGATCAGCCACGACTACGAAATCCGCGAGGCGGAATGAGCGCGGAGCCTGGCCGCGGTCTCGTCAGCGCAGGCGCGTTTCGACGGGCCGGCTCATGCCCTGCGACGAAGGCGATCATGGCGCCTTGCCGGCGCTGAACGAAAAGCGGCTGGCAAAAGGCCTGCGAGCGGGTATTCTCCTGATTCCATTATCACGCGGAGGTTCCCATGCAACGACCCGGCCGAACCCTCGGTCTCCGCCACCTGGCCCTGCACGTCGACGATGTCGAGGCCTGTACCCGATTCTATGTCGATCTGCTGGGCATGGAGGTGGAGTGGCATCCCGACCCCGACAACATCTATCTGACCACGGCCGGCCAGGACAACCTGGCCCTGCATCGGCGCGCCGCCGACCGCCCGCGTGGGCCGGAGACGGTGCTGGATCACCTGGGTTTCATCCTGCCCGACGCGGCGGCGGTGGATGCCTGGCACGATTTCCTGGTCGGCCAGGGGGTGACCATCCGCGTCGCCCCGCGCACTCACCGGGATGGCGCCCGCAGCTTCTACTGCGAGGACCCCGAGGGCAACCTGGTGCAATTGATCCACCATCCTCCGATTGCCGGAAATGTGGGATAATCGGCCGCTTTCCCGTTCGCTCGTTCGGAGTGGGGTGCCATGGTCCGATCCTCGATGAAGAAGCTGAAGCTGCACGGCTTCAACAACCTGACCAAGACACTCAGCTTCAACATCTACGACATCTGTTATGCCAAGACGCGCAGGCAGCGTTCCGAGTACATCGAGTACATCGACGAGGCCTACAACGCCGAGCGGCTGACCCAGATCCTGACCGAGGTGTCCCACATCATCGGGGCGAACATTCTCAATATCGCCCACCAGGACTACGACCCCCAGGGCGCGAGCGTGACCATGCTCATTTCCGAGGAACCGGTACTGTCCGAGGAGGAACTCTCCACCAGCGAGCGGCCCGGCCCCCTGCCCGATGCCGTGGTGGCACATCTGGACAAGAGCCACATCACGGTGCACACCTATCCGGAGAGTCACCCGGACAACGGCATCAGTACCTTTCGCGCCGACATCGACGTGTCCACCTGCGGGCGCATTTCACCGCTGCGTGCCCTGAACTTTCTCATCCACTCCTTCGAGTCGGACATCGTCACCATCGACTACCGGGTGCGCGGCTTCACCCGCGACGTCCGCGGCAAGAAGCACTTCATCGACCACAAGATCACTTCCATCCAGAACTTCCTCGACCGCGGCACCCGTGACCGCTACCAGATGGTCGACGTCAACGTCTATCAGGAGAACATCTTTCACACCAAGATGATTCTCAAGGAGTTCGATCTGGACAACTACCTGTTCGGAACCGGTGTCGACGAGCTGAGCGCCGCAGAGGAAAGGGAGATCCGCTCGCGCCTGCAGCGCGAGATGTACGAGATCTTCTACGGCCGCAACATGAAGGGCTTCAAGGGCTGGAAGTAGGCGCGCGGCCCGGCCGGGCGCGGCTCAGGTCCAGTAGGCCGTCCCCGTCATCACCTTCGAGCCGAGCCGCATCAACGCGCGCACCGGCGCGGGCAGCGGGGCGCCGCCGGCCTCCAACGCGGTGGTGCCGTGATGGGCCTCGTCGATCTTCATCTGTTCCAGGATCGCGCGGCTGCGCGCGTCCTGCGGCGGCAGCCGACGCAGGTGTCCATCCAGGTGTTCCACCACCTGGCGCTCGGTCTCGGCCACGAAGCCCAGGCTCCACTTGTCGCCCGCGGCACCGGCCAGCGCGCCCAGGGTGAAGGCGCCGAGGTAGAAGGGGGGATTGAGCAGGCTGGTGCGGCTGCCCAGTTCCTGAACCCGCCGTTCGCACCAGTCCAGATGATCGTTCTCCTCCTGCGCGGCCCGCTCCATGCTGTCGCGCACCGCATCCAGCCGCGCCGTCAGCGCCTGGCCCTGGTAGAGCGCCTGGGCGCACACCTCGCCGGTGTGGTTGACCCGCATCAGTCGCGCCGCCTCGGTGCGCTCCGCCTCGGACAGTTCCGCTTCCGGGATGTCCTCGGCGGGGTAGGGGCGCTCGGTGACCAGGGGACGGCCGAACAGCGTGCGCAGGGCCTGGTCGAAGTTGGCGATCAGGTGGTCGAAGGGGGTGTAGCTGCGCTCGCTCATGGGAGGCGACGATACAGGAGGGGGAAATCGGGGGGCAAGGGTCTTGCTGGGTGAGGCGTGAGAGCGGTATTTACTTGTCTCTGGCATCTTGTATCTTGTCTCTCATGTACTACAAGCACCACGTCTTCTTCTGCACCAACCTCCGCGAGGACGGCCGTCCCTGCTGCCAGCGATTCGATGCCCGGGCCATGCGCGATCATGCCAAGGCGCGGACCAAGGCGCTGGGCATCGCCGGGCCGGGCGGCGTGCGCGTCAACACTGCCGGCTGCCTGGACCGCTGCGGCGAGGGTCCGGTACTTGTGGTCTATCCGGAGGGTGTCTGGTATTCCTATGTGGATCAGGAAGATATCGACGAAATCATTGACGAGCACCTGGTCCATGGCCGCCCGGTGGAACGCCTGAAGATCTAGCCCGAAATTTTTTCGTCGACAGGGGTTGACAACCGGGAATTAATATAAGAACATGCTTACATACTGATTTGCCGGGTCCCCCCTCATAGCCGGCAAGTCGGTACTCCTCCATCCTCCTTTGGTGGTTATTGAGCGCGGCAACCCTCCCTCTGGCGCCGCGCTTTTTTTTGCCTGTTTCCCGTTGCCGCCAAAAGCCGTTGAAGCGGCAGGCGCTTGTATCTTGCGGGCGCATTCTGTAGTATTCCGCACCTTTCCGAACGATGGTCTGTGGAGCAGGCTCGACATGAAGACTTTCAGCGCCAAGCCGGAAACCGTGAAGCGCGACTGGTACGTCGTGGATGCGACGGGCAAGACCCTGGGTCGCCTGGCCGCCGAGGTTGCGCGCCGACTGCGCGGCAAGCACAAGGCCGAGTACACGCCGCACGTGGACACCGGTGACTACATCATTATCGTCAACGCCGACAAGGTCGCCGTGACGGGCCGCAAGGAACAGGACAAGATGTACCACCATCACACCGGGTACATCGGCAACCTCAAGTCCATCAGCCTCGGCAAGCTGCGCGCCAAGGCGCCGGAGCGGATCATCGAGAATGCGGTCAAGGGCATGCTGCCCAAGAACCCGCTGGGCCGCGCCATGTACCGCAAGCTCAAGGTCTACGCCGGCCCCGAGCATCGGCATCAGGCCCAGCAGCCCAGGCCGCTGGACATCTGAGCGCGGCATTCATAGAACATTCCATATAGATCACGAATCGGAACAGCTCATGGCTCAGGAACAGGTTTACGCCACCGGCCGTCGCAAGACCTCCACGGCCCGGGTCTTTCTCCGCAAGGGCAGCGGCAACATCATGGTCAACAAGCGCCCGCTGGACGAGTACTTCGGCCGCGAGACCGCACGCATGGTCGTGCGTCAGCCGCTGGATACCACGGAACTGAATGACGCCTTCGACATTCATGTCACCGTCACCGGCGGCGGCATGAGCGGCCAGGCCGGTGCCATTCGTCACGGCATCACCCGCGCCCTGATCAAGCACGACGAGTCGCTGCGGCCGGCGCTGCGCCGGGCCGGCTTCGTCACCCGCGACGCCCGCGAGGTCGAGCGCAAGAAGGTCGGCCTGCGCAAGGCACGTCGCGCCACCCAGTTCAGCAAGCGCTGATCCGCGGCTGCGCTTCGCGCGGCCAGTTGCAGGATACAAGAGACAAGATACAAGTCGTTGCCAGGGATGCGGGCTTCAAGGATCAGGTGACGCGATCCGCGTTGTCCGTACCTTCACAACCAAATATATAGCCGAGGGCTGCGAGCGCGATTCGAAGCGCGAATTCATGCGTTTTCTGCGAATGGCGAAGGGTTCCTGCGGCGAACTGCGTACCCAGCGCTATATTGGCAATCGAATCGGCTCCATTCAGCCGGCACACGGAAAGCGCCTGATTGCCGAAGCCTGGCAGTTGTCGCGTATGCTGCACGGCCTGATCGAGAGCGTCAGCCGGGCGGATGCGGACGCAGGGAGCCGACACTTGTATCTTGCATCCTGAATCTTGTATCTTCATGCGCCGCGCAGCGCATGATTATTGGGGGATCGTCTAACGGCAGGACAGCGGACTCTGACTCCGTCAATCTAGGTTCGAATCCTAGTCCCCCAGCCAATAAAAGGCCCCGCCACATGGCGGGGCTTTTTGTTGGCTGGAGGTCGAGGGGTGAGAAGCTAGCCAGGTTCGACACCCGACCGGAGGGAGGCGGCCCGCAACCGAGGTATCCTGATTTCCTTTACCCGGGCAGGGCTCGAATCGTCCGGTTGCCGTCCCGAGCGGGCAGTTGGTGTCAGTTGCAGCGGGGCATGTCGCCTGCTAGCATCGGGGCATCGGCATCTGGAGTCAATCCAGAAAAAGAAGCGAGGATGCCGAACATAACAAACAGGCAGGAGGAGTTGACCATGGAGAATGCCCAGGTATCCGCGCCGGCGCGGCTGCTGGCCGCGGCAATCGTGCTGGCCCCCGCGACCGCTCTTGCGGCGGTCTGTGACCCCTACGGCGGCAGCGGGCTGACCGTGCTCGAAGGTTCCACCGTCTGCTTCGTCTATGATCCCGCAAACGTCGACCCCCTGTTCGGCACCCTGCAGGTCTCGGGCGACAATGTCTTCGTGACCCCGACCAGCTTCAAGGCCGAGTCCACCGATGCCCAGGGCACGGTCGTCACCAGTGCAACCGGTACCATTCAGGTTGTCGCCAAGCCCGGCTATGTCCTCGACGCCATCAATGTGGGCGAGATCGGCGACTACAGGATGGTGGGTGGCACGGGTACCGGCGTGGACGTCGATGGCTGGTTGCGGGTATTCGACTGGTTCGATCCGACCCCGTTTTTCGGTACCGAGGAGACCGCCACCCTGGCCATCTCCGGCGATCTCACCATCGCCGACGGCAACCTTCACAACTGGACCGGTCAGGGCGGTTTCGACCTCACGACGCCGACCTGGGATGGCCGCGATCACGTTGGCCTGACCTTGCAGAACACCCTTACGGCCATCAGTACCGTCTCCGGCGAAAGCGCCATGATCCAGAAGAAGGCCGTGGGCAGCGAAATCACGGTGTCCGTGGCGACCACGGCCGTGGTGCCCCTCCCCGGCGCCCTCTGGCTGTTCGGCGCCGGTCTCGCCGGCCTGGTCGGTGTTGCCCGCCGGCGCTGACGGCAGCCTTCCTGTCCCCGGAATCCGGACGGCGGCCCCTGGCCGCCGTTGTTCTTTTCGAGGCCCTGTCCTGGCGGCTCCTCTGTTGCGCCCTGGCGACGCTTGCGTGTGTCTCGGCACCTTTCCCATGAGAATTTCTATTTCATCATAAAATATTCCGATCTCCGTAAACTCAATATCCTGGGATGCCTGCCGATTTCGCGGGGACGTGGCACAAGCCCTCGGTGTTGTATCAGAACAACAGTAAGCAGTGGCTGTGGTTTTTTTGAGAAAACCTGTTGCATGCCCGTCAGAACTGGGGTAGGGTAGCTCCGGTTCTCGAAACCAGTCCTGATATTTGGATAAGGGGATTTACAAATGGACAAGAAGCTTCTCTCCACCGCAATCGCCGGCGCACTGGCCGGCACCATGGCATTCGGCGCAAATGCCGGCACCACCATCTTCGGCCACATCGACCAGTCGATCCTGGCCTGGGACGTCGACGGCGGCGGCGACGACATCAACCTGCGCTGCACCACCTGCTCGGTCGGCTTCAAGGGCACCGAGGACCTGGGCAACGGCCTGAAGGTCAAGTTCAAGCTGGACTTCCAGTACGACATGAACAATCGTAATCGGGTCAATAATGATGCCGATACCACCGTTGAGCGGGGAGCCATCACCGACCGCGATCAGTGGATCGGCCTGGCCGGCAACTTCGGCGAGGTCAAGTTCGGTTCCATCAGCTCCGGCTACAAGAGCACCGGCGCCATGATCGACCCCCTGTATCGCACCGTGGTCCAGGCGCGTGACATGGGCCTGCAGTCCAACCTGCATTCCGGCGCCGGCGAGGAAGGCCAGGGCCGTATGACCAACCACGTCCGCTATGACTCGCCGAACCTGAACGGCTTCAAGGTCATCGTCGACTATGTGTTCGACGGCTCCGAGGCCGACGGCGAGAACGACAACCCCTGGGGTATCACCGGCGTCTACAAGAACGGCCCGGCGCTGGTCTACGGCTCGTACCTGACCAACGACCGCGGCGGCAAGGACGACGCCTGGAAGATCGGTGGCTCCTATGCCTTCGGTGACGCCAAGGTCTTCGCCCAGTACGAGAACGACGGCGGCCTGATCTCCCAGAAGAGCGGCGGAACCGTGGACGGGGCCGACGTCTGGCACATCGGT contains these protein-coding regions:
- the crp gene encoding cAMP-activated global transcriptional regulator CRP produces the protein METRLPKGTGNPSIDRFLEHCHRRKYPSKSVIIYAGDAPDVLYYIISGSVSVLIEDENGHEIVLAYLNKGDFFGEMGLFGENATRSAWVRARSECEVAEISYAKFRQLAHEDPEILFALSTQMAARLRTTSRKVSDLAFLDVTGRVARTLLDLCKQPDAMTHPDGMQIRITRQEIGRIVGCSREMVGRVLKNLEEQGLITARGKTIVVFGTR
- a CDS encoding OsmC family protein yields the protein MRARVKWVEQATFIGESGSGHAVVMDGPPDSGGRDLGVRPMEMLLLGMGGCTAFDVVYILGRQRQPVTDCVVELEAERAAEPPKVFTRIHVHFIVTGKGLSEKQVARAVALSAEKYCSASIMLGKAAEISHDYEIREAE
- a CDS encoding VOC family protein, with product MQRPGRTLGLRHLALHVDDVEACTRFYVDLLGMEVEWHPDPDNIYLTTAGQDNLALHRRAADRPRGPETVLDHLGFILPDAAAVDAWHDFLVGQGVTIRVAPRTHRDGARSFYCEDPEGNLVQLIHHPPIAGNVG
- the speD gene encoding adenosylmethionine decarboxylase — encoded protein: MVRSSMKKLKLHGFNNLTKTLSFNIYDICYAKTRRQRSEYIEYIDEAYNAERLTQILTEVSHIIGANILNIAHQDYDPQGASVTMLISEEPVLSEEELSTSERPGPLPDAVVAHLDKSHITVHTYPESHPDNGISTFRADIDVSTCGRISPLRALNFLIHSFESDIVTIDYRVRGFTRDVRGKKHFIDHKITSIQNFLDRGTRDRYQMVDVNVYQENIFHTKMILKEFDLDNYLFGTGVDELSAAEEREIRSRLQREMYEIFYGRNMKGFKGWK
- the coq7 gene encoding 2-polyprenyl-3-methyl-6-methoxy-1,4-benzoquinone monooxygenase, which translates into the protein MSERSYTPFDHLIANFDQALRTLFGRPLVTERPYPAEDIPEAELSEAERTEAARLMRVNHTGEVCAQALYQGQALTARLDAVRDSMERAAQEENDHLDWCERRVQELGSRTSLLNPPFYLGAFTLGALAGAAGDKWSLGFVAETERQVVEHLDGHLRRLPPQDARSRAILEQMKIDEAHHGTTALEAGGAPLPAPVRALMRLGSKVMTGTAYWT
- a CDS encoding (2Fe-2S) ferredoxin domain-containing protein translates to MYYKHHVFFCTNLREDGRPCCQRFDARAMRDHAKARTKALGIAGPGGVRVNTAGCLDRCGEGPVLVVYPEGVWYSYVDQEDIDEIIDEHLVHGRPVERLKI
- the rplM gene encoding 50S ribosomal protein L13; protein product: MKTFSAKPETVKRDWYVVDATGKTLGRLAAEVARRLRGKHKAEYTPHVDTGDYIIIVNADKVAVTGRKEQDKMYHHHTGYIGNLKSISLGKLRAKAPERIIENAVKGMLPKNPLGRAMYRKLKVYAGPEHRHQAQQPRPLDI
- the rpsI gene encoding 30S ribosomal protein S9 — encoded protein: MAQEQVYATGRRKTSTARVFLRKGSGNIMVNKRPLDEYFGRETARMVVRQPLDTTELNDAFDIHVTVTGGGMSGQAGAIRHGITRALIKHDESLRPALRRAGFVTRDAREVERKKVGLRKARRATQFSKR
- a CDS encoding four helix bundle protein — its product is MRFLRMAKGSCGELRTQRYIGNRIGSIQPAHGKRLIAEAWQLSRMLHGLIESVSRADADAGSRHLYLAS
- a CDS encoding VPLPA-CTERM sorting domain-containing protein encodes the protein MENAQVSAPARLLAAAIVLAPATALAAVCDPYGGSGLTVLEGSTVCFVYDPANVDPLFGTLQVSGDNVFVTPTSFKAESTDAQGTVVTSATGTIQVVAKPGYVLDAINVGEIGDYRMVGGTGTGVDVDGWLRVFDWFDPTPFFGTEETATLAISGDLTIADGNLHNWTGQGGFDLTTPTWDGRDHVGLTLQNTLTAISTVSGESAMIQKKAVGSEITVSVATTAVVPLPGALWLFGAGLAGLVGVARRR
- a CDS encoding porin, which translates into the protein MDKKLLSTAIAGALAGTMAFGANAGTTIFGHIDQSILAWDVDGGGDDINLRCTTCSVGFKGTEDLGNGLKVKFKLDFQYDMNNRNRVNNDADTTVERGAITDRDQWIGLAGNFGEVKFGSISSGYKSTGAMIDPLYRTVVQARDMGLQSNLHSGAGEEGQGRMTNHVRYDSPNLNGFKVIVDYVFDGSEADGENDNPWGITGVYKNGPALVYGSYLTNDRGGKDDAWKIGGSYAFGDAKVFAQYENDGGLISQKSGGTVDGADVWHIGGTYTMGSNMLYFAYGQGDDDSSAANTEYDTWTLAGAHSFSKRTMIYAGYNNQDYDASGEIDNVTIGIKHKF